One genomic window of Nicotiana sylvestris chromosome 10, ASM39365v2, whole genome shotgun sequence includes the following:
- the LOC104238967 gene encoding large ribosomal subunit protein eL42 — translation MVNVPKTKKTYCKSKECKKHTLHKVTQYKKGKDSLAAQGKRRYDRKQSGYGGQTKPVFHKKAKTTKKIVLRLQCQGCKHVSQHPIKRCKHFEIGGDKKGKGTSLF, via the exons ATG GTGAATGTACCTAAGACAAAGAAGACCTACTGCAAATCCAAGGAATGCAAAAAGCACACCTTGCATAAGGTCACACAATACAAGAAAGGAAAAGATAGTCTAGCTGCCCAGGGAAAGCGTCGTTATGATCGTAAGCAGTCAGGTTATGGTGGACAGACAAAGCCCGTCTTCCACAAAAAG GCAAAAACTACAAAGAAGATTGTCTTAAGGTTGCAATGCCAGGGGTGCAAGCATGTCTCTCAGCACCCAATCAAG AGGTGCAAGCATTTTGAGATTGGTGGGGACAAGAAAGGAAAGGGAACCTCTCTTTTCTAA
- the LOC104238968 gene encoding uncharacterized protein isoform X1: MENGEGTKENLTSTVSSPFVPLGNEFSWQSQKSEDGDDLTEYSSCDAESEFERYCSANSAMGTPTVRGSVVTAFHEFPGSFKLGDDSYRVKSFRGCKKLSDFSGVGPSTRGSEYSGGKRSAQEEGLVGIGKGLDLYGNAGFMDEETFLQNMDMGDEWYVKDDETLNMRSDNGTKLHFNRSSCTSDEYKNGVLIEGDTEASGVGNNSLEIEAEFQRDIEAVDGSLEVSSLQPGAATGGAECLDESETSSRYEYSEGEDSMFGGNTDDEKNDSYFRKEVKHSHEEHDKNGYKLVMGSAVAFGSNDWDDFMQENREFTPTLMVHKELQAENQPSIESENGCLSSASTVNAEFSSVGLTMPKEKEKGTLLPSYQGQGGNESTEHTTTYNVDPLSLLNQGEGENAEGEKAMLVKNNETRKVNESAEFHDKSSVHNMLQVDHNPQRKPGEASLMEGAKLKVEVLEPTDQCVCTEEVIHITDDLVSRKAEPENLRLLLDPLSRSATSKNYLSMEHSDDRTVELSADKSSSPSSASVAADATRTKHGTMNSSSSVNYLEDHLTSGKTHNLELNKFYNEVVHDMEEILLDSGESPGFALGNKIHHSYIPLPSRDGGSTASTSVTSDVSHDTQRPLRFDRVEVVGARQKTGDVSLSERLVGVKKYTVYRIKVWSGDDYWEVERRYRDFCALYRQLKKSFADQGWILPPVWSATERESRKIFGSASPNVVADRSVLIQECLHSLLHDKFRSGPLNALICFLSPSKDVPNSPASDTNIPQSPYSSRSTNRGDVSSLGQKISLIVNKRPLKSKKQLLDEQHYSCAGCYKSFDDGKTRIQELAQTLGWGKPRLCEYSGQLYCSSCHTNDMAVLPARVLHCWDFNQYPVSQLAKSYLDSIYDQPMLCVSAVNPMLFSRVPALQHVTNIRKRIEKILPFVRCPFRSSIYKGVGSRRYILEGNDFFALRDLIDLSKGVFAVALPVMVDTILRKILEHITDQCLICYDVGIPCTARQDCDDPSSLIFPFQEGEIERCKSCDSVFHKHCFKRISSCPCGTRLKTKQEGNSTKGSQNMGNWGILSLDLLGKRADLSKGLVTGLLGKVRSLKSSRNEEEHEDNNTVILMDSLPMTTL, translated from the exons ATGGAAAACGGAGAGGGGACTAAGGAGAACTTAACTTCCACGGTGTCCTCTCCTTTTGTTCCACTGGGAAATGAGTTCTCATGGCAAAGTCAGAAATCGGAGGATGGTGATGACTTAACTGAGTACTCGTCATGTGATGCTGAGTCGGAATTCGAGAGATACTGCAGTGCTAACTCGGCCATGGGCACTCCAACTGTTAGAGGTTCAGTTGTGACTGCATTTCATGAGTTTCCTGGAAGCTTCAAATTAGGGGATGACAGTTATAGAGTAAAAAGTTTTAGGGGTTGTAAGAAGTTATCAGATTTTAGTGGGGTGGGTCCTTCTACTAGAGGAAGTGAATATAGTGGTGGAAAGCGTAGTGCACAAGAGGAGGGGTTGGTGGGTATCGGAAAGGGATTAGATTTGTATGGTAATGCAGGATTCATGGATGAGGAAACGTTTTTACAAAACATGGATATGGGTGACGAATGGTATGTCAAGGATGACGAAACGCTAAACATGAGGAGTGACAATGGTACTAAGTTACACTTTAACAGAAGTTCTTGTACATCTGACGAATATAAGAACGGCGTACTCATTGAAGGAGACACTGAAGCTTCGGGAGTTGGTAATAATTCATTGGAAATTGAAGCAGAATTTCAGAGGGATATTGAAGCTGTAGATGGGAGCTTGGAGGTGTCAAGTCTGCAACCTGGTGCAGCAACTGGTGGAGCTGAGTGTTTGGATGAAAGTGAGACCTCCTCAAGATATGAGTATTCAGAAGGCGAGGATTCAATGTTCGGAGGTAATACAGATGATGAGAAGAATGATTCATATTTCAGGAAAGAAGTAAAACACTCACATGAAGAACATGACAAGAATGGATATAAGCTAGTTATGGGTTCTGCAGTAGCCTTTGGTTCAAATGATTGGGATGATTTCATGCAAGAAAATAGAGAATTTACTCCGACTTTAATGGTACACAAGGAACTTCAAGCTGAAAACCAACCAAGTATTGAAAGTGAAAATGGATGTTTGAGTTCTGCTTCAACTGTCAATGCTGAGTTTTCAAGTGTAGGTTTAACAATGcctaaagaaaaggagaaaggtACTCTTCTGCCCAGTTATCAGGGCCAAGGTGGTAATGAATCAACTGAGCACACCACTACTTATAATGTGGATCCTTTGAGTCTTCTAAACCAGGGGGAAGGAGAGAATGCTGAAGGTGAGAAAGCGATGCTTGTTAAGAACAATGAAACAAGAAAAGTCAATGAATCAGCGGAGTTCCATGACAAGTCTTCTGTTCACAATATGTTGCAAGTGGACCATAATCCCCAAAGAAAACCAGGAGAAGCCTCTTTGATGGAGGGTGCTAAACTTAAGGTGGAAGTATTGGAACCAACAGATCAATGTGTATGTACTGAGGAAGTTATTCACATTACTGATGATCTTGTTTCTAGAAAAGCTGAGCCTGAGAACTTAAGATTATTGTTGGACCCTCTGTCTCGTTCTGCTACAAGCAAAAATTATCTGTCTATGGAGCATTCTGATGATAGAACAGTGGAACTATCAGCAGACAAGAGCTCATCTCCTTCATCAGCATCAGTGGCTGCTGATGCTACAAGGACCAAACATGGAACAATGAATAGTTCGTCCTCCGTCAATTACTTGGAAGACCATCTTACATCAGGCAAG ACACACAACCTTGAGTTGAACAAGTTCTATAATGAGGTTGTTCATGATATGGAAGAAATATTGCTTGACTCTGGCGAATCTCCTGGGTTTGCTCTTGGAAACAAGATACATCATTCTTATATACCTCTTCCTTCTAGAGATGGTGGTTCTACTGCTTCGACTTCTGTTACATCTGATGTTAGTCATGATACTCAACGCCCTCTGAGATTCGATAGAGTGGAGGTCGTTGGTGCAAGACAGAAGACGGGGGATGTTTCACTTAGTGAGCGGTTAGTTGGAGTGAAGAAATACACTGTTTATAGAATAAAAGTGTGGAGTGGTGATGATTATTGGGAGGTTGAGAGGCGGTATCGTGATTTTTGTGCTCTCTATCGTCAGTTGAAGAAGTCATTTGCAGATCAAGGCTGGATTCTCCCACCTGTCTGGTCCGCCACTGAACGAGAATCACGAAAGATTTTTGGTAGTGCTTCACCTAATGTTGTTGCTGACCGAAGTGTTCTCATTCAAGAGTGTTTACACTCACTTCTCCATGACAAGTTTCGTTCAGGTCCCCTCAATGCTCTGATTTGTTTCTTGTCCCCGTCAAAGGATGTTCCTAATTCTCCCGCTTCTGATACAAACATACCTCAGTCTCCATATTCTTCAAGAAGCACAAACAGAGGGGATGTTTCCAGCTTGGGGCAAAAAATATCCCTAATTGTTAATAAAAGGCCTCTCAAATCAAAGAAACAACTGCTAGATGAGCAACATTATTCTTGTGCTGGTTGCTACAAAAGTTTTGATGATGGAAAGACTCGGATACAGGAACTTGCACAGACACTGGGCTGGGGCAAGCCTCGTCTTTGTGAATATAGTGGCCAGTTGTACTGCTCTTCATGCCATACAAATGATATGGCTGTCTTGCCTGCAAGAGTTCTGCATTGTTGGGATTTTAATCAATACCCAGTTTCTCAGCTGGCTAAGTCTTATCTGGACTCTATATATGACCAG CCAATGCTTTGTGTCAGTGCAGTCAACCCCATGCTGTTCTCGAGAGTCCCAGCACTGCAGCATGTCACAAATATCagaaaaagaatagaaaaaatCCTTCCGTTTGTTCGTTGCCCGTTTCGGAGTTCCATCTACAAAGGGGTTGGCTCTCGAAGATATATTCTTGAAGGCAATGACTTCTTTGCCCTCAGAGATCTTATTGATCTCTCCAAAGGAGTCTTTGCAG TAGCATTGCCAGTGATGGTCGATACTATCTTGAGAAAGATTCTGGAGCATATAACCGACCAGTGCCTAATATGTTATGACGTCGGAATCCCCTGCACTGCTCGGCAAGACTGTGATGATCCCTCCTCTCTCATTTTCCCTTTCCAG GAAGGAGAGATTGAAAGATGCAAATCTTGTGACTCAGTATTCCATAAGCATTGTTTTAAGAGGATATCATCTTGCCCATGTGGCACTCGGTTGAAGACGAAGCAGGAAGGCAATTCAACTAAGGGCAGCCAGAACATGGGCAACTGGGGAATTCTCTCCTTGGACTTGCTCGGAAAGAGGGCAGACCTCAGTAAGGGGCTCGTTACGGGATTGTTAGGGAAGGTAAGGTCACTCAAGTCTAGCAGGAATGAAGAAGAGCATGAAGACAATAATACCGTTATCTTAATGGATTCATTGCCAATGACCACCCTCTGA
- the LOC104238968 gene encoding uncharacterized protein isoform X2 produces MENGEGTKENLTSTVSSPFVPLGNEFSWQSQKSEDGDDLTEYSSCDAESEFERYCSANSAMGTPTVRGSVVTAFHEFPGSFKLGDDSYRVKSFRGCKKLSDFSGVGPSTRGSEYSGGKRSAQEEGLVGIGKGLDLYGNAGFMDEETFLQNMDMGDEWYVKDDETLNMRSDNGTKLHFNRSSCTSDEYKNGVLIEGDTEASGVGNNSLEIEAEFQRDIEAVDGSLEVSSLQPGAATGGAECLDESETSSRYEYSEGEDSMFGGNTDDEKNDSYFRKEVKHSHEEHDKNGYKLVMGSAVAFGSNDWDDFMQENREFTPTLMVHKELQAENQPSIESENGCLSSASTVNAEFSSVGLTMPKEKEKGTLLPSYQGQGGNESTEHTTTYNVDPLSLLNQGEGENAEGEKAMLVKNNETRKVNESAEFHDKSSVHNMLQVDHNPQRKPGEASLMEGAKLKVEVLEPTDQCVCTEEVIHITDDLVSRKAEPENLRLLLDPLSRSATSKNYLSMEHSDDRTVELSADKSSSPSSASVAADATRTKHGTMNSSSSVNYLEDHLTSGKTHNLELNKFYNEVVHDMEEILLDSGESPGFALGNKIHHSYIPLPSRDGGSTASTSVTSDVSHDTQRPLRFDRVEVVGARQKTGDVSLSERLVGVKKYTVYRIKVWSGDDYWEVERRYRDFCALYRQLKKSFADQGWILPPVWSATERESRKIFGSASPNVVADRSVLIQECLHSLLHDKFRSGPLNALICFLSPSKDVPNSPASDTNIPQSPYSSRSTNRGDVSSLGQKISLIVNKRPLKSKKQLLDEQHYSCAGCYKSFDDGKTRIQELAQTLGWGKPRLCEYSGQLYCSSCHTNDMAVLPARVLHCWDFNQYPVSQLAKSYLDSIYDQPMLCVSAVNPMLFSRVPALQHVTNIRKRIEKILPFVRCPFRSSIYKGVGSRRYILEGNDFFALRDLIDLSKGVFAALPVMVDTILRKILEHITDQCLICYDVGIPCTARQDCDDPSSLIFPFQEGEIERCKSCDSVFHKHCFKRISSCPCGTRLKTKQEGNSTKGSQNMGNWGILSLDLLGKRADLSKGLVTGLLGKVRSLKSSRNEEEHEDNNTVILMDSLPMTTL; encoded by the exons ATGGAAAACGGAGAGGGGACTAAGGAGAACTTAACTTCCACGGTGTCCTCTCCTTTTGTTCCACTGGGAAATGAGTTCTCATGGCAAAGTCAGAAATCGGAGGATGGTGATGACTTAACTGAGTACTCGTCATGTGATGCTGAGTCGGAATTCGAGAGATACTGCAGTGCTAACTCGGCCATGGGCACTCCAACTGTTAGAGGTTCAGTTGTGACTGCATTTCATGAGTTTCCTGGAAGCTTCAAATTAGGGGATGACAGTTATAGAGTAAAAAGTTTTAGGGGTTGTAAGAAGTTATCAGATTTTAGTGGGGTGGGTCCTTCTACTAGAGGAAGTGAATATAGTGGTGGAAAGCGTAGTGCACAAGAGGAGGGGTTGGTGGGTATCGGAAAGGGATTAGATTTGTATGGTAATGCAGGATTCATGGATGAGGAAACGTTTTTACAAAACATGGATATGGGTGACGAATGGTATGTCAAGGATGACGAAACGCTAAACATGAGGAGTGACAATGGTACTAAGTTACACTTTAACAGAAGTTCTTGTACATCTGACGAATATAAGAACGGCGTACTCATTGAAGGAGACACTGAAGCTTCGGGAGTTGGTAATAATTCATTGGAAATTGAAGCAGAATTTCAGAGGGATATTGAAGCTGTAGATGGGAGCTTGGAGGTGTCAAGTCTGCAACCTGGTGCAGCAACTGGTGGAGCTGAGTGTTTGGATGAAAGTGAGACCTCCTCAAGATATGAGTATTCAGAAGGCGAGGATTCAATGTTCGGAGGTAATACAGATGATGAGAAGAATGATTCATATTTCAGGAAAGAAGTAAAACACTCACATGAAGAACATGACAAGAATGGATATAAGCTAGTTATGGGTTCTGCAGTAGCCTTTGGTTCAAATGATTGGGATGATTTCATGCAAGAAAATAGAGAATTTACTCCGACTTTAATGGTACACAAGGAACTTCAAGCTGAAAACCAACCAAGTATTGAAAGTGAAAATGGATGTTTGAGTTCTGCTTCAACTGTCAATGCTGAGTTTTCAAGTGTAGGTTTAACAATGcctaaagaaaaggagaaaggtACTCTTCTGCCCAGTTATCAGGGCCAAGGTGGTAATGAATCAACTGAGCACACCACTACTTATAATGTGGATCCTTTGAGTCTTCTAAACCAGGGGGAAGGAGAGAATGCTGAAGGTGAGAAAGCGATGCTTGTTAAGAACAATGAAACAAGAAAAGTCAATGAATCAGCGGAGTTCCATGACAAGTCTTCTGTTCACAATATGTTGCAAGTGGACCATAATCCCCAAAGAAAACCAGGAGAAGCCTCTTTGATGGAGGGTGCTAAACTTAAGGTGGAAGTATTGGAACCAACAGATCAATGTGTATGTACTGAGGAAGTTATTCACATTACTGATGATCTTGTTTCTAGAAAAGCTGAGCCTGAGAACTTAAGATTATTGTTGGACCCTCTGTCTCGTTCTGCTACAAGCAAAAATTATCTGTCTATGGAGCATTCTGATGATAGAACAGTGGAACTATCAGCAGACAAGAGCTCATCTCCTTCATCAGCATCAGTGGCTGCTGATGCTACAAGGACCAAACATGGAACAATGAATAGTTCGTCCTCCGTCAATTACTTGGAAGACCATCTTACATCAGGCAAG ACACACAACCTTGAGTTGAACAAGTTCTATAATGAGGTTGTTCATGATATGGAAGAAATATTGCTTGACTCTGGCGAATCTCCTGGGTTTGCTCTTGGAAACAAGATACATCATTCTTATATACCTCTTCCTTCTAGAGATGGTGGTTCTACTGCTTCGACTTCTGTTACATCTGATGTTAGTCATGATACTCAACGCCCTCTGAGATTCGATAGAGTGGAGGTCGTTGGTGCAAGACAGAAGACGGGGGATGTTTCACTTAGTGAGCGGTTAGTTGGAGTGAAGAAATACACTGTTTATAGAATAAAAGTGTGGAGTGGTGATGATTATTGGGAGGTTGAGAGGCGGTATCGTGATTTTTGTGCTCTCTATCGTCAGTTGAAGAAGTCATTTGCAGATCAAGGCTGGATTCTCCCACCTGTCTGGTCCGCCACTGAACGAGAATCACGAAAGATTTTTGGTAGTGCTTCACCTAATGTTGTTGCTGACCGAAGTGTTCTCATTCAAGAGTGTTTACACTCACTTCTCCATGACAAGTTTCGTTCAGGTCCCCTCAATGCTCTGATTTGTTTCTTGTCCCCGTCAAAGGATGTTCCTAATTCTCCCGCTTCTGATACAAACATACCTCAGTCTCCATATTCTTCAAGAAGCACAAACAGAGGGGATGTTTCCAGCTTGGGGCAAAAAATATCCCTAATTGTTAATAAAAGGCCTCTCAAATCAAAGAAACAACTGCTAGATGAGCAACATTATTCTTGTGCTGGTTGCTACAAAAGTTTTGATGATGGAAAGACTCGGATACAGGAACTTGCACAGACACTGGGCTGGGGCAAGCCTCGTCTTTGTGAATATAGTGGCCAGTTGTACTGCTCTTCATGCCATACAAATGATATGGCTGTCTTGCCTGCAAGAGTTCTGCATTGTTGGGATTTTAATCAATACCCAGTTTCTCAGCTGGCTAAGTCTTATCTGGACTCTATATATGACCAG CCAATGCTTTGTGTCAGTGCAGTCAACCCCATGCTGTTCTCGAGAGTCCCAGCACTGCAGCATGTCACAAATATCagaaaaagaatagaaaaaatCCTTCCGTTTGTTCGTTGCCCGTTTCGGAGTTCCATCTACAAAGGGGTTGGCTCTCGAAGATATATTCTTGAAGGCAATGACTTCTTTGCCCTCAGAGATCTTATTGATCTCTCCAAAGGAGTCTTTGCAG CATTGCCAGTGATGGTCGATACTATCTTGAGAAAGATTCTGGAGCATATAACCGACCAGTGCCTAATATGTTATGACGTCGGAATCCCCTGCACTGCTCGGCAAGACTGTGATGATCCCTCCTCTCTCATTTTCCCTTTCCAG GAAGGAGAGATTGAAAGATGCAAATCTTGTGACTCAGTATTCCATAAGCATTGTTTTAAGAGGATATCATCTTGCCCATGTGGCACTCGGTTGAAGACGAAGCAGGAAGGCAATTCAACTAAGGGCAGCCAGAACATGGGCAACTGGGGAATTCTCTCCTTGGACTTGCTCGGAAAGAGGGCAGACCTCAGTAAGGGGCTCGTTACGGGATTGTTAGGGAAGGTAAGGTCACTCAAGTCTAGCAGGAATGAAGAAGAGCATGAAGACAATAATACCGTTATCTTAATGGATTCATTGCCAATGACCACCCTCTGA
- the LOC138879749 gene encoding uncharacterized protein — protein MGKKESKAHLLRWVLLCQEFDIDIQDKKKSENQVADHLSHLEEEGRTHDGLEINDSFPGEQLLAPLIKEVPWFADLANFLVSGIIIEEFTSNQKKKIKRDYKYYYWDESYLFKIYTDGVIRRCVPEEEQSVILGTCHSFPYSDHHDGARTAAKVLSCGFYWPTLYKDAKELVRRCDKCKRASGISKKHEIPLTTILEINIFNVGGIDIMVPFVSSCGSTYIFGHSRLCV, from the coding sequence ATGGGTAAAAAGGAATCTAAGGCTCACTTGCTGAGATGGGTGCTTTTGTGTCAAGAGTTTGATATTGACATCCAAGACAAGAAGaaaagtgaaaatcaagtggcagaccacttgtctcatttggaggaggaggggaggacacatgatggcctagagatcaatgactCTTTTCCCGGTGAGCAACTCCTGGCACCTTTAATCAAAGAGGTACCATGGTTCGCGGATTTGGCAAATTTCCTTGTGAGTGGTATCATTATCGAAGAGTTCACTTCAAACCAAAAGAAGAAGATCAAGAGGGATTACAaatactactattgggatgaatCATACCTTTTCAAGATTTATACGGATGGGGTGATTAGAAGATGTGTGCCGGAGGAGGAACAAAGTGTTATTCTTGGGACATGCCATTCTTTTCCCTATAGTGACCATCATGATGGAGCACGAACGGCGGCTAAAGTCCtaagttgtggtttctattggccgaCTCTCTACAAAGATGCAAAGGAGTTGGTGAGAAGATGTGACAAATGTAAACGGGCCAGCggaatttcaaagaaacatgagATTCCCCTTACAACCATCTTGGAGATTAATATCTTTAATGTTGGGGGCATTGACATTATGGTcccttttgtgagttcttgtggaaGCACCTACATTTTTGGTCATAGTAGATTATGtgtctaa
- the LOC138879750 gene encoding uncharacterized protein, which produces MEVAFLQQGFLLGKYGVTHKVTTPYHSKASVQVEVSNREIKSIVQDGECISFILVQRKDENLHDKFIWIKDFKAGDLVLLFNSRLRMFPGKLKSKWSDLFEIMGVTPFGAFYLKNKNNKIFRVNGNRVKHYLGKVGESHVVAILNFN; this is translated from the exons ATGGAGGTTgcatttttgcaacaaggctttttgCTTggcaagtatggtgtcactcacaaagtGACTACTCCCTATCACTCAAAAGCAAGTGTTCAAGTGGAAGTTTCTAATCGTGAGATAAAGAGTATTGTCCAAGATGGTGAATGCATATCG TTTAtccttgtacaaagaaaagatgaaaaccTTCATGACAAGTTTATTTGGATCAAGGATTTCAAAGCCGGTGATCTAGTGTTATTGTTCAACTCAAGGTTGAGGATGTTTCCCGGGAAGCTTAAGTCAAAGTGGAGTGATCTATTTGAAATTATGGGCGTGACACCTTTTGGTGCTTTTTACTTGAAGAACAAGAACAATAAAATATTTCGAGTAAATGGCAACCGAgtgaagcactacttgggaaaagtTGGCGAAAGCCACGTGGTGGCGATACTCAACTTCAATTGA